In a single window of the Candidatus Omnitrophota bacterium genome:
- a CDS encoding DUF3857 domain-containing protein: MIERSPDDGALRLELAGLYFDRGKFHQAVEELKSTDLSGAMKLRGIASYRLGSFTEALDFFSRDNSPDDETRYYHGLTCEKLNLFDKALEIYGQIKAGKFAKEAAERTGLIEKSGVSKKIRQISPQTADIIEKAPVAEKYPQAGAQILFCDEKIRILPDNRQVSTFHYVVKVLNDRGKNEFSEAPVEYDSTYEKVELDFARTIAPDGRVVNVGTRHIRDVSKYLNFPLYSNARVFIISFPGVTKGACIEYKVKIYSNELVDKKHFAEIYPVQSSEPIASADFTVELPLDRRLHLKYLNEKYNNFGAELKPVIKETKSSRVYSWHFENIPQIIPEADMIPSTRINPALFISTFDSWDEVYNWWWPLAKDKMAADDAIRLKVKELTENLGSEEARARAVYNFCARQIRYVAVEYGKAGYEPHRAADIFKNKYGDCKDQAILLAGMLRQAGIRAWPVLIGTKEYYDLNEDLPNMIFNHCIACAEVNGKTVFFDTTAQVCSFGDIPLGDQARKVLLCGEDGYKILNTPLAPAEDNTVKQAVSIKVNNDESIDAQKTIRTRGVYDQFQRYWLLYTLPELIRAEIEKKIQGISIGATLKDYDIKNLDDLDKTVELSYRFHGPEYFTCAGRLRIMPQLVDVNTGIVSRDKRNYPLDLDMLDIKGAELNISSRRVLW; encoded by the coding sequence ATGATCGAGAGGAGCCCGGATGACGGGGCGCTGCGTTTGGAACTGGCCGGGCTTTATTTTGACCGCGGAAAGTTCCATCAGGCTGTTGAAGAATTAAAATCGACGGATCTTTCCGGAGCGATGAAATTAAGGGGGATAGCCAGTTACCGCCTGGGCAGTTTTACCGAGGCGCTTGATTTTTTCAGCCGCGATAACAGCCCGGATGACGAAACCCGTTATTACCACGGCCTTACTTGTGAAAAACTCAATTTGTTCGATAAGGCGCTGGAGATATACGGGCAGATAAAAGCCGGGAAGTTCGCCAAAGAAGCGGCCGAGCGGACCGGCTTGATCGAAAAATCCGGCGTTTCGAAAAAAATACGGCAGATCAGTCCTCAAACAGCCGATATTATAGAAAAAGCGCCTGTTGCGGAAAAGTATCCCCAGGCCGGAGCTCAGATATTGTTTTGCGATGAAAAGATCAGGATACTGCCGGATAACCGGCAGGTTTCTACTTTCCATTATGTGGTCAAGGTCCTTAATGACCGGGGCAAGAATGAGTTTTCCGAAGCCCCTGTCGAGTATGACTCTACTTATGAGAAAGTCGAGTTGGATTTTGCCAGGACCATAGCCCCCGATGGCAGAGTAGTCAATGTGGGTACAAGGCATATCCGCGACGTCAGTAAATATCTTAACTTTCCGCTTTACAGCAATGCCCGTGTTTTTATCATATCCTTTCCCGGAGTGACCAAGGGGGCCTGCATCGAATACAAGGTAAAAATATACAGTAATGAATTGGTTGACAAAAAACATTTTGCCGAAATTTACCCCGTGCAGTCCTCAGAGCCGATCGCCAGCGCTGATTTCACCGTAGAGCTGCCCTTGGACAGGCGGCTGCACTTGAAGTATCTTAATGAAAAATATAATAACTTCGGGGCTGAGCTAAAGCCGGTCATAAAGGAAACCAAATCCAGCAGGGTTTATAGCTGGCATTTTGAGAATATACCGCAGATCATTCCGGAAGCCGATATGATCCCGTCGACCAGGATAAACCCGGCGTTGTTTATCTCTACCTTTGACAGCTGGGATGAAGTCTATAATTGGTGGTGGCCGCTGGCTAAGGATAAAATGGCCGCGGATGACGCGATACGGTTAAAGGTGAAGGAATTGACTGAAAACCTGGGATCAGAAGAAGCGCGGGCCCGGGCTGTCTATAATTTTTGCGCCCGGCAGATACGCTATGTGGCCGTGGAATACGGAAAGGCTGGATATGAGCCTCACCGGGCGGCGGATATCTTTAAAAATAAATACGGGGATTGTAAAGACCAGGCGATTCTTCTCGCGGGGATGTTAAGGCAGGCGGGAATACGCGCCTGGCCGGTGTTGATCGGGACAAAGGAATATTACGACCTGAATGAGGATCTGCCTAATATGATCTTCAACCACTGCATAGCCTGCGCCGAGGTGAACGGCAAAACGGTTTTTTTTGATACCACCGCCCAGGTCTGTTCATTCGGCGATATCCCCCTGGGTGATCAGGCGAGAAAAGTTTTATTATGCGGCGAGGATGGGTATAAAATATTGAACACGCCGTTGGCCCCTGCGGAGGATAACACGGTTAAGCAGGCTGTAAGCATAAAGGTCAACAACGATGAAAGTATCGACGCGCAGAAAACTATCCGTACCCGGGGTGTGTATGATCAGTTCCAGCGTTACTGGCTTCTTTATACTCTCCCCGAATTGATCCGCGCGGAGATCGAGAAGAAGATACAGGGCATATCCATAGGTGCGACCCTTAAGGATTACGATATAAAAAACCTTGATGACCTGGATAAAACCGTGGAATTAAGTTACCGGTTCCACGGCCCTGAATATTTTACCTGCGCCGGCCGGTTAAGGATAATGCCTCAACTGGTAGATGTGAATACGGGGATAGTTTCCCGCGATAAGCGAAATTATCCGCTTGATCTGGATATGCTGGATATCAAAGGCGCGGAGCTAAATATATCGTCCCGGCGGGTTTTGTGGTAG
- a CDS encoding exonuclease domain-containing protein: MNNKFEEAEFTIYDTETTGLDPGAGDRIVEIAAIRIRSGKRLGSFQSFIDPGRPVSPAAFAVNKISPEMLNGAPLSAEVLPKFLEFIKGSCLCSYNAGFDMGFLREELALSLLELPQGTDVVDILTMSRKLLPGLGRYPLWAVAEALGIKKKQKHRAMSDVEMTLDIFNRLVEVMKQKSILEYRYLVGFFGEKVPGCGGDEEKLTLIKEAIAGSATLKIKYLSSVNAGTTERRVIPRQIKQDGRCNYLVGFCCLKSEERTFRIDNILDIRIE, from the coding sequence ATGAATAATAAATTCGAAGAAGCAGAATTCACCATATATGATACTGAAACTACGGGACTGGATCCGGGAGCCGGGGACAGGATCGTGGAGATAGCCGCTATCCGCATACGTTCCGGAAAGCGGCTGGGCAGTTTTCAATCTTTTATCGATCCCGGCAGGCCGGTTTCTCCTGCAGCATTCGCGGTTAATAAGATATCTCCGGAGATGCTTAACGGCGCGCCCCTGTCAGCGGAGGTTCTGCCGAAGTTCCTGGAGTTCATAAAAGGGAGCTGCCTTTGTTCGTACAACGCCGGTTTTGATATGGGTTTCTTGAGGGAGGAACTGGCTTTGAGCCTGTTGGAATTGCCACAGGGAACGGATGTGGTGGATATCCTGACAATGTCCCGGAAGCTGTTGCCGGGGTTAGGGCGCTATCCGTTATGGGCGGTCGCTGAAGCGCTGGGGATCAAGAAAAAGCAGAAACACCGGGCCATGTCCGACGTGGAAATGACCCTGGATATCTTTAACCGCCTCGTTGAGGTGATGAAACAGAAGTCGATCCTTGAATACCGTTATCTGGTCGGGTTTTTCGGGGAGAAGGTCCCCGGCTGCGGAGGGGATGAAGAAAAGCTCACTTTGATAAAAGAAGCTATCGCCGGGTCAGCAACACTGAAGATCAAATACCTTTCTTCCGTGAATGCCGGAACAACCGAACGCCGGGTGATCCCCAGGCAAATCAAACAGGACGGAAGATGCAATTATCTGGTGGGGTTCTGTTGTTTAAAGAGCGAAGAGCGGACATTCCGGATCGATAACATCTTGGATATTAGAATAGAATAG
- a CDS encoding phosphatidylglycerol lysyltransferase domain-containing protein, whose protein sequence is MDRNKLSLNDKRLFGDFLGLSGHRLSAYSFVNIFIWRKIFDISWVLINDNLCLFFADNTGVFMYLPPLGDEISRDTLDKAFGIMDKLNRNKAVSRIENIEGNNIGFYRDSGLRCYEKPGEYLYLRRSLAELKGDHFKSKRSGANQFIKRYDFDYVQYSPERKAECLALYSEWMSGRRQACGDRVYQGMLADNLTCLEEFLAGSDELDPCGRLVLIDGKVKGFTFGFELNNETFCVLFEVTDLGIRGLSQYIFRRFCADMSGYKYINIMDDCGMEGLRRVKLSYRPQELVANYIAAGRDE, encoded by the coding sequence ATGGACCGGAATAAGCTATCATTGAACGATAAGCGTCTTTTTGGCGATTTCCTGGGACTTTCCGGTCATCGGCTGTCGGCCTATTCTTTTGTCAATATATTCATCTGGCGCAAAATCTTTGATATAAGCTGGGTTTTGATCAATGATAATCTCTGCCTGTTCTTTGCGGACAATACGGGGGTATTTATGTATCTGCCTCCTCTGGGCGATGAGATATCCCGGGATACGCTGGATAAGGCTTTTGGGATAATGGATAAACTTAACCGGAACAAGGCCGTATCCCGGATAGAGAATATAGAAGGGAACAACATAGGATTTTACCGCGACTCGGGATTGCGTTGTTATGAAAAGCCCGGGGAATATCTTTACCTGAGGCGGTCGCTGGCAGAGCTTAAGGGAGACCATTTTAAATCCAAGCGTTCCGGGGCAAATCAATTCATAAAGCGGTATGATTTTGATTACGTCCAGTATTCTCCGGAGCGCAAAGCCGAGTGCCTGGCGCTTTACTCCGAATGGATGTCAGGGCGCAGGCAGGCATGCGGCGATCGCGTGTACCAGGGGATGCTCGCGGATAATCTTACCTGCCTTGAGGAGTTCTTGGCCGGATCTGATGAGCTTGACCCTTGCGGCAGGCTGGTTTTGATCGACGGAAAAGTCAAAGGGTTCACCTTCGGGTTTGAACTGAACAACGAGACTTTCTGTGTCCTCTTTGAGGTGACTGATCTGGGTATCCGGGGGTTAAGCCAGTATATATTCCGAAGATTCTGCGCCGATATGAGCGGGTATAAGTATATAAATATTATGGACGATTGCGGCATGGAGGGCTTACGCCGGGTAAAATTATCTTATCGTCCGCAAGAGTTGGTCGCTAATTATATAGCCGCGGGGAGAGATGAATAA
- a CDS encoding YkgJ family cysteine cluster protein translates to MPEFEDLIPEGYCLSCRGCCRFAEKDSVWLPHLLAEEEERFAEISVLPDPGRGSYLCGFLDTKTNECRVYAKRPLDCRLYPFLINRSPAGVFLGIDPNCVFIKDNLGKKGFFDSLLEMGGFCQSPEFINILKNNPCLIQAYEDVLNLTRINI, encoded by the coding sequence ATGCCTGAGTTTGAAGATCTGATACCCGAAGGATATTGCCTCTCCTGCCGGGGGTGCTGCCGGTTCGCCGAGAAAGATTCCGTGTGGCTGCCGCACTTGCTGGCCGAAGAGGAAGAGCGCTTTGCTGAAATATCCGTTTTGCCCGATCCCGGGCGAGGGAGTTATCTTTGCGGGTTCCTGGATACTAAAACCAATGAATGCCGGGTTTACGCTAAGCGTCCGCTTGATTGCCGGCTTTATCCTTTTTTGATCAACCGTTCGCCGGCCGGGGTTTTTCTGGGGATAGACCCGAATTGTGTTTTCATTAAGGATAACCTGGGCAAAAAAGGGTTTTTTGATTCTCTGCTGGAAATGGGCGGATTTTGCCAAAGCCCCGAATTTATTAATATCTTGAAAAACAATCCTTGCCTTATACAGGCCTATGAAGACGTTTTAAATCTGACCCGGATAAACATTTAA
- the metG gene encoding methionine--tRNA ligase subunit beta: protein MITIEDFKKIELKVARITQVVDHPDADKLYVITVDAGDKTKQIVAGIKPGYAKEELVGKQIVIVDNLQPAVLRGVESQGMLLAAKDENGIVIISPAKEVRLGSTVK, encoded by the coding sequence ATGATCACTATAGAGGATTTTAAAAAAATAGAATTAAAGGTAGCCAGGATCACGCAGGTAGTTGACCATCCGGATGCGGATAAATTATACGTTATCACGGTGGATGCCGGCGACAAGACCAAGCAGATCGTCGCCGGGATAAAGCCGGGTTATGCCAAGGAAGAATTGGTCGGCAAGCAGATCGTGATCGTGGATAACCTTCAGCCGGCGGTATTGCGCGGCGTTGAGAGCCAGGGTATGCTCCTGGCGGCCAAAGACGAGAACGGCATAGTTATAATCAGCCCGGCCAAGGAAGTGCGATTAGGAAGCACTGTAAAATAA
- a CDS encoding response regulator yields the protein MSSASSEGDILLIVSEKESSEFLSALLMGEGYNVKVANNQEEGFLILGQEPFHLVIADFTSEKVNGMDICKSIRSSFDLKHSNVILLMETRDSMAKIKGIYAGADDYVEKPFEPAELLARVKASFVRMTRDLDANPLTKLPGNISVMKEMEARLKSKELFAVGYVDLNKFKEFNDGYGFEMGDKIIYYTAQIIIKALKSRGSASDFLGHIGGDDFIFITTTDKWEDVAKEVVEKFEAGKGQFYNEEDKKRGYVVAKNRMGDLCQIPLVGIAVAVITNECRTFTHVAHISQIAAELKHYAKSLGGSVYVKDKRKN from the coding sequence ATGAGTTCTGCGTCATCAGAAGGCGATATCCTGCTTATCGTGAGTGAAAAAGAATCCAGCGAGTTCCTGAGCGCCCTGCTTATGGGCGAAGGATATAACGTCAAGGTGGCTAATAACCAGGAAGAAGGATTTTTAATCCTGGGACAAGAGCCGTTCCATCTTGTCATAGCTGATTTTACCTCCGAAAAAGTCAATGGCATGGATATCTGTAAGAGTATCCGCAGCAGCTTTGATTTAAAACACAGCAATGTCATTTTGCTCATGGAAACGAGGGATTCAATGGCCAAGATAAAAGGCATATACGCCGGCGCGGATGACTATGTGGAGAAGCCTTTTGAGCCGGCGGAGCTGCTGGCCCGGGTCAAGGCTTCGTTTGTCCGGATGACCCGCGACCTGGACGCCAATCCCCTGACGAAACTACCTGGGAATATCTCAGTGATGAAAGAGATGGAAGCCAGGCTTAAGTCCAAAGAACTTTTCGCCGTGGGGTACGTGGATCTGAACAAATTCAAGGAGTTTAATGACGGCTATGGGTTTGAGATGGGGGATAAGATCATTTATTATACCGCCCAGATAATAATCAAGGCTTTGAAAAGCCGGGGCTCCGCCAGTGATTTCCTTGGACATATCGGCGGGGACGATTTTATCTTTATTACTACTACGGATAAATGGGAAGATGTGGCCAAAGAGGTCGTCGAGAAATTTGAGGCGGGTAAGGGGCAATTTTATAATGAAGAAGACAAAAAACGCGGTTACGTCGTAGCCAAGAACAGGATGGGCGATCTCTGCCAGATCCCGCTGGTAGGCATAGCTGTAGCGGTAATAACCAACGAATGCCGGACTTTCACCCATGTCGCCCATATCAGCCAGATAGCCGCTGAACTCAAGCATTACGCAAAAAGCCTGGGCGGCAGTGTTTATGTGAAAGACAAGAGAAAGAACTAG
- a CDS encoding chemotaxis protein CheC has translation MKDEMDILREVGSIAAGHGSIALSEILGTKIDVEMPSLDIVTTSRISQKIAANTVVISVACNILSGLKGEIIFVLEEKSAFKLVDLCYRVHPDDKKGSRFTEMGLSVIKEVGNVIISSYVGALSMILKTIVIPSIPTLVSGSIQQSLNMVMAPYSKDANVLFAEAVFVEPNARINGSFYLILTDEAMGYIQKACKKLLESLD, from the coding sequence ATGAAAGACGAAATGGATATTTTAAGAGAGGTCGGCAGTATCGCCGCAGGCCACGGAAGCATCGCCCTTTCCGAGATCCTGGGGACTAAAATAGATGTTGAGATGCCTTCTCTGGATATCGTTACTACCAGCCGGATCTCGCAGAAGATCGCCGCCAATACTGTCGTAATCAGCGTAGCCTGTAATATTCTCAGCGGCCTTAAAGGCGAGATAATTTTTGTCCTGGAAGAAAAAAGCGCGTTTAAACTTGTCGACCTTTGTTACCGCGTTCACCCCGACGATAAGAAAGGGAGCAGATTCACCGAAATGGGCTTGTCGGTAATTAAGGAAGTCGGCAACGTCATTATTTCTTCGTATGTAGGGGCCCTGAGTATGATCTTAAAAACGATCGTCATCCCTTCCATCCCGACTCTGGTCAGCGGTTCGATCCAGCAATCGCTTAATATGGTAATGGCCCCTTATTCCAAGGATGCCAATGTTCTGTTCGCCGAGGCTGTTTTTGTTGAACCTAATGCGAGAATAAACGGCAGTTTCTACCTTATTTTGACCGACGAGGCTATGGGTTATATTCAAAAGGCGTGCAAGAAACTGCTTGAATCTTTAGATTAG
- a CDS encoding V-type ATP synthase subunit K (produces ATP from ADP in the presence of a proton gradient across the membrane; the K subunit is a nonenzymatic component which binds the dimeric form by interacting with the G and E subunits), with protein MEPSVLMQFKDLGLAMVLALAAFGSAAGAGSAGMAAIGAWKKNYIQNKAASFMLVAFVGAPLTQTIYGMIVMNKIYEISTQGQYLWGIGAFAGAAMGLSAFFQGKCAAAACDAMGETNKGFGNYIVVLGMTETVALFVMAFTLGILGKFTGA; from the coding sequence ATGGAACCAAGCGTTCTTATGCAGTTCAAGGATCTGGGGTTAGCAATGGTTTTGGCTTTGGCGGCTTTCGGCTCTGCGGCCGGCGCGGGGAGCGCCGGTATGGCGGCTATTGGCGCCTGGAAAAAGAATTATATTCAGAATAAAGCGGCTTCGTTTATGCTCGTAGCTTTTGTGGGCGCGCCGCTTACCCAGACCATATACGGCATGATCGTAATGAATAAGATATATGAGATCTCTACCCAAGGCCAATATCTCTGGGGCATCGGGGCTTTTGCCGGAGCGGCTATGGGACTTAGCGCTTTTTTTCAGGGGAAATGCGCGGCCGCGGCCTGCGACGCTATGGGCGAGACAAATAAAGGGTTCGGGAACTACATAGTTGTATTGGGCATGACTGAGACCGTAGCCTTGTTCGTTATGGCCTTTACTTTGGGCATACTGGGGAAATTTACCGGGGCTTAA
- a CDS encoding V-type ATP synthase subunit D has product MAKIKLTKGELKKQRDSLRQFERYLPTLQLKKQQLQMEILHWNSLAEEKRRLENSKRLSILSWTGLLAEQDVFLAQWISPVKMITSARNIAGVDLSVLERVDFSEAEYDLFLTPAWVDSAIDLLRELVCLNEEIRYIEQAVDILKQELRITAQRVNLFEKVKIPEAQEVIRRIKIYIGDQMANAVGRCKIAKRKIEELDLAEVAA; this is encoded by the coding sequence ATGGCCAAGATAAAATTAACCAAAGGCGAATTAAAAAAACAACGCGATTCTCTGCGGCAATTCGAACGTTACCTGCCGACGCTCCAGCTTAAGAAACAGCAGTTACAGATGGAGATATTGCATTGGAATTCTCTGGCCGAAGAGAAGCGCCGGCTGGAAAATTCCAAAAGGCTTTCTATTTTGTCCTGGACAGGGCTTTTGGCGGAGCAAGATGTGTTTTTAGCGCAATGGATCAGTCCGGTAAAGATGATCACTTCCGCGAGGAATATCGCCGGGGTTGACCTTTCTGTCCTTGAGCGCGTGGATTTCAGCGAGGCGGAATATGATCTGTTTTTGACCCCCGCGTGGGTGGACAGCGCGATCGATCTTTTAAGGGAGTTGGTTTGCCTGAATGAAGAGATCCGCTATATAGAACAGGCGGTGGATATCCTTAAACAGGAACTGCGCATCACTGCCCAAAGGGTGAATCTTTTCGAGAAGGTGAAGATCCCGGAGGCGCAAGAGGTTATCCGCAGGATAAAGATATATATAGGAGACCAGATGGCTAACGCGGTAGGCAGATGTAAGATCGCCAAACGCAAGATCGAAGAGCTGGATCTGGCCGAGGTGGCGGCATGA
- a CDS encoding V-type ATP synthase subunit B, with amino-acid sequence MNKIYTNIVQVAGDVITVEADGVGYNDIAEITTSRGVSLGQVIRLDGKRVSLQIFAGSKGVSTQDPVRFLGHSMRISASEDLLGRIFNGSGQPLDKGPVLTDNPVDIGGQPVNPVKRIIPNKMIRTGIPMIDVFNSLVESQKLPIFSIAGEPYNDVLARIAIQAEVDIIILGGMGLKYDDYLFFRETLEEQGALSRSIFFIHTASDPTVECLLVPDISLAVAEHFALKGKKVLVLLSDMTNFADALKEVSITMEQVPSNRGYPGDLYSQLASRYEKAVDFDSAGSITILAVTTMPGDDVTHPVPDNTGYITEGQFYLKNGVIEPFGSLSRLKQQVNGKTRCDHRTIMDTMIQLFASYREALEKQAMGFQMSAWDRKLLKYGGLFETEMMSLKVNIPLEKALDRGWEILSECFTPEETAIKKALIEQYWPKR; translated from the coding sequence ATGAATAAGATCTATACTAATATCGTTCAGGTAGCCGGGGACGTGATTACCGTGGAGGCCGACGGCGTCGGGTACAATGACATCGCCGAGATAACCACTTCCCGCGGGGTTTCTCTGGGCCAGGTAATCCGCCTGGATGGTAAACGCGTTTCCCTTCAGATATTCGCCGGCAGTAAAGGCGTTTCTACGCAGGACCCTGTCCGTTTTCTCGGCCATTCTATGCGCATCAGCGCCAGCGAAGACCTGTTAGGCAGGATATTCAATGGAAGCGGCCAGCCTTTGGATAAGGGGCCGGTTTTGACCGATAATCCCGTGGATATCGGCGGCCAACCGGTAAACCCGGTAAAGAGGATCATTCCCAATAAAATGATCCGCACAGGCATCCCGATGATCGATGTCTTTAATTCCCTGGTGGAATCGCAGAAACTGCCGATTTTTTCAATCGCCGGAGAGCCGTATAATGATGTGCTGGCCAGGATCGCGATCCAGGCGGAAGTGGATATTATCATCCTCGGCGGTATGGGGCTTAAATATGACGATTATCTTTTTTTCAGGGAAACGCTTGAAGAACAAGGCGCGCTTTCCCGGTCGATATTCTTTATCCATACCGCTTCTGACCCGACCGTGGAATGCCTGCTTGTACCGGATATCAGCCTGGCGGTGGCCGAGCATTTCGCCTTGAAAGGGAAAAAGGTCCTGGTGCTTTTGTCGGATATGACCAATTTCGCCGACGCCCTCAAGGAGGTCTCCATTACCATGGAACAAGTCCCTTCCAACCGCGGCTATCCCGGAGACCTTTATAGCCAGTTAGCCAGCCGGTACGAGAAAGCGGTGGATTTTGATTCCGCCGGATCTATTACGATACTCGCGGTCACCACTATGCCCGGGGATGACGTTACCCATCCGGTCCCGGACAACACCGGCTATATCACTGAAGGGCAGTTTTACCTGAAGAACGGCGTTATCGAGCCGTTTGGTTCTTTAAGCCGGTTGAAGCAGCAGGTTAACGGAAAAACCCGCTGCGACCACCGGACCATTATGGACACTATGATCCAGTTATTCGCCAGCTATCGGGAAGCCCTGGAAAAGCAGGCTATGGGCTTTCAGATGAGCGCCTGGGACAGGAAGCTTTTAAAATACGGAGGGCTTTTTGAGACAGAAATGATGTCTTTAAAGGTCAATATTCCGTTGGAAAAAGCCCTGGACCGCGGCTGGGAGATATTAAGCGAGTGCTTTACCCCCGAAGAGACCGCGATCAAGAAGGCGCTGATCGAACAATACTGGCCGAAGAGGTAA
- a CDS encoding V-type ATP synthase subunit A, whose amino-acid sequence MQHRRSGKIVKISGNMVTAQADSLVIQNEVAYIKHGNEALKAEVIRVRRDLAETQVYESTAGLQVGEPVEFTGELLSVELGPGMLGGIFDGLENPLPELARQYGFFLKRGAYLSPLDEEKEWDFTPLVKKGDKVKAGDKLGFVPEKIFKHFIMVPFGLRGLAEVVDVVPAGKYDLKHPVARMLRPDGKEEEAYLKQSWPVKIPIKAYAEKIRSSQPLVTKIRLIDSLFPVAMGGTFCIPGPFGAGKTVLQQLTSRHAEADIVIIAACGERAGEVVETLKTFPGLIDPRTKKPLSDRTVIICNTSSMPVAARESSVYTAVTISEYYRQMGLNVLLLADSTSRWAQAMREMSGRLEEIPGEEAFPAYLESRIASFYERAGLVRLNDGSLGSVTIGGTVSPAGGNFEEPVTQATLKVVGAFHGLSRERSDARRYPAIDPLISWSKYPSIIKQDRQERGRDILRKSHEVSQMMKVVGEEGTSLADYIVYLKGEFFDFVYLQQNAFDPVDESCPAERQEYVFNFIHNILEEEFDFGNKEKSLQFFQQLRQLFKGWNSSQFRSDEFAKIEKELTLLLEQKRKIGKENNHE is encoded by the coding sequence ATGCAGCATAGAAGAAGCGGCAAGATCGTAAAGATCAGCGGTAATATGGTCACGGCCCAGGCGGATTCTCTGGTGATCCAGAATGAAGTCGCTTATATCAAACACGGCAATGAAGCCCTGAAAGCGGAGGTGATCCGGGTAAGGCGGGATTTGGCGGAGACCCAGGTTTATGAGAGTACCGCCGGCCTGCAGGTCGGGGAACCGGTAGAGTTCACCGGCGAACTGCTTTCGGTAGAACTTGGCCCGGGTATGCTGGGCGGGATCTTTGACGGTTTGGAGAACCCTTTGCCGGAGTTGGCACGCCAATACGGATTTTTTCTGAAACGAGGGGCTTATCTATCTCCCCTGGACGAAGAGAAAGAATGGGATTTCACCCCGTTGGTTAAAAAAGGCGATAAAGTAAAGGCCGGGGATAAGCTGGGGTTTGTCCCGGAAAAAATATTCAAGCATTTTATCATGGTCCCGTTCGGTTTGCGCGGCCTGGCTGAAGTGGTGGACGTGGTTCCCGCCGGAAAATATGATTTAAAACATCCTGTTGCCCGGATGCTGCGCCCGGACGGCAAGGAAGAGGAAGCTTATCTTAAACAGAGCTGGCCGGTAAAAATACCGATCAAGGCTTACGCGGAAAAAATCCGTTCCAGCCAGCCGTTAGTCACCAAGATACGCCTGATCGATTCGCTTTTTCCGGTAGCTATGGGAGGGACATTCTGTATACCTGGGCCTTTCGGCGCGGGCAAGACCGTGCTGCAGCAGTTGACCAGCCGCCACGCTGAAGCGGATATCGTGATCATTGCCGCCTGCGGCGAGCGCGCCGGGGAAGTGGTGGAGACATTAAAGACATTCCCGGGATTGATCGATCCCCGGACTAAGAAACCGTTAAGCGACCGTACGGTTATTATCTGTAATACCAGTTCTATGCCTGTCGCGGCAAGGGAATCCAGCGTTTACACCGCGGTGACCATATCCGAGTATTACCGCCAGATGGGGTTGAATGTTCTGCTGCTCGCGGATTCCACGTCCCGTTGGGCGCAGGCAATGCGCGAGATGTCCGGCAGGCTGGAGGAGATCCCCGGAGAAGAGGCCTTTCCCGCTTATCTGGAATCGCGCATCGCCTCTTTTTATGAACGCGCGGGATTGGTCAGGCTCAATGACGGGTCTTTAGGTTCAGTGACTATAGGCGGCACAGTAAGCCCTGCCGGTGGCAATTTCGAAGAGCCGGTGACCCAGGCGACATTGAAAGTGGTCGGCGCGTTTCACGGACTTTCCCGCGAGCGCTCGGATGCCCGGCGGTACCCGGCGATCGATCCGCTGATCAGTTGGAGCAAATACCCGAGCATAATTAAGCAGGACCGGCAGGAACGCGGCCGCGATATCCTGCGCAAAAGCCACGAGGTGAGCCAGATGATGAAGGTTGTCGGCGAAGAAGGCACTTCTCTGGCGGATTACATTGTTTACCTGAAAGGCGAATTCTTCGATTTTGTCTATCTTCAGCAGAACGCCTTTGACCCGGTAGATGAGTCCTGCCCCGCGGAACGGCAGGAATATGTGTTCAATTTCATCCATAATATCCTCGAGGAGGAATTCGATTTTGGAAACAAGGAAAAGTCGCTGCAGTTCTTTCAACAGCTGCGCCAGCTCTTTAAGGGGTGGAATTCCAGCCAGTTCAGGTCTGATGAGTTTGCAAAGATCGAGAAGGAATTAACGCTTCTTTTAGAGCAAAAACGCAAGATCGGGAAAGAGAACAACCATGAATAA